The Budorcas taxicolor isolate Tak-1 chromosome 16, Takin1.1, whole genome shotgun sequence genome includes the window CAAAATTCTAGTGAAAATCTTGGAAAGCTCTCTGCTTGTTTTGAGTCCCTGATGTTAAGCCAGAGGAGACCCATCTTAGAGGCCCTTTGAGGGCAGCTTCATCATTTGACAGATGGGAAATTAAGACCCAGAAAAGTTAGGGTATTATAGATGGTTAGGCAGCTAGTGGGTAGCGGAGGAAGTAGTTAAAGCCAGGCAAGAACCTGTCCCCTAACTCCTAATCTAGAGCTCTCAACATTAAGTTGGTTATAATGTTATGGTTAAGAAACAGCAGTCATTTGATCAGAAACCAATGGAAGGGACAGTAAGAAAACAAGAAGTTACACCATGTTAGAATGGTTGAGTTAAACCTTGTCTGCTCTATAGTGACAGTCAGAACTGGAAATCAATCAGCTCTTGCAAATTCCATCCCAGGGTTCTTCCGAGcctttatctattcattcatcaTCTATTACAACACCGGGATGGACCTATGGCCCCCAGATTTCCTTATGGGTCCTTCCTGTGCAGGACTAGTACCATTTCCAGATAGATACATGCCCCCCAACCCCATGGTTCATGTCCCTTGCATGTTGTCATCTGGGCTAAAAGCAAAGGTTAAGGCTGGACTAGTTAAGAGTTCTAATTGACTGTCCTTATTGGTAGGAATCCTACTAACTGAAAAAACGAAAAACCTACTCCAGCTGCTGAGTTGCCAAGTATGGGGAGAACAGGAGTCTGGAGCTGGCCAGCCCGGATCTCCCTGGGTAGGCTAAGGTGTCCTGCCTCTCCGACCCCTCCCCCATGCCCCTTTCAGCTGTTTGCTGGCTCAAATGATAGCTACTAGTGTCACCCATGAGATCCTAGAGCCCGGTTGGGTAGGAGAAGAATCTGTCCCAGAGAAGCTCTGGAGCCATCATAGCACAACACtgcattttctctcattctggcACCAATTTCTGTTTCTCAAACAATATGGTTCAGTTTTTGTGGTCATTTCAGTCCTAACAATCAACAAGCATCACTACAGGTATACCTGACCTTTTGGGAAAACACTCTTGGAACATTGAGAGAGatagaaatgtaattttttaatatgaaaccCTATTTGCATGTAAGTCATCAGTGAAGACTCTGAGTTTATAGACAACATAGGGAAAATACGAGAGTTTGAAGCAGGGACAAGCACTCCTTAGCTGAACTTTTTAAACTTAGGTCTCGTAAGTGGAaactttcatagttttttttataACTACTTTGAGGCCACATCCTCAATGTTATAATTATACAGAAAATTCTGCTTTGGCCTCCATGATCAGGTATAGAACCATGAGGAATAATGCTGGTCTATTAATAAATCTATTTACtcaatactgtatttttttttctgactaaaAATCAGATCTAAGAGAGTCATTCAATACAGTGATTGGATAAACCTGATCTTTGGCAAATCCTAGGGTTGAGTCAGAGGTTAGTCgtttttaatcttttcatttgTAAAGGATACCTCTTACTCCTTTCCCATAGCCAGTGTTCCAAAAGAGTTTATCCTCAAAATAAATTGCATTTATTAAAGATAATGCCTTCATGTTTTGAGTTTCTTCCCAGTCTGATCTGTGTTAACTCAGAGATGATTTAATTCTAACCAAAGGTAAAGAAATATGACAAGGTACAGAAATGTGACTATTTCCTGCGCAATTGCTTATTAGAAACATTATGATTTCCAATAagcttttgaaatattaaaaatatctcgGAATGACTGCTTTCCTAGCTGTCTAAGCACCCTGGGTTCACAGGTTTGACTAGGTTCGAAGGTTTGACACCATCCCCCTGTTTAATTTCAAATTTGCTGTACAGAATCTAGGAGGCAGAATACTTTCCCCAAAGAGAGAAAGGTGTGGTACTGTCACCTCCAGGCTTCAAGGGATCCAGGCACATTAGTGGAGAAGTTATGGAGGCTCACTATTTTACATTCACAATGTGTACCCAGGCAAAGTCAAGTCACTTCCCTAATATTAAAGTCTTGAATCCTGACAACCTGACAAGGTGGGTACTGCACaccatcccattttacagataagaaaagtgaGGCACTAGGAAGTAAAAAGGCTTGCTGACCAAGGCCAAGTTTCCACATCGCATTACAttagcagagctggaatttgtGTTCGGGGAGTTTGACTCCAAATCCCACTCTCTTAATTCTGTGCTACATTCCAGTTTCACGAGAAACCCACAACCCCTGTGCCGGAACAGAACAGGAGAGATGAGCTAATGCCTTTACCTACTCACAAAGACAGTTTGGTGGGTTGTCTGAAAAGCACAGCATCTACAGGCTTGAAGAACAACAAGGAGAACCCCTCCCAGCCCCCTGAAAGGACAGACTAGCCATTTCTCTCTTCTTGAAAAAAACATTAAGGAAATCCTTAGGTCCCTGAAATGGTTTTTCCTGTCTTTATAAAGAGGTTTGACCCCTCCCCCCCTAAAtcaccttctttcctttttaatctttAGACTGCTCCTTAAAGAAAGTGAGTACACTCTGCATGCAGAGGGCTGCATCCTCAGACTTCGTCCCCTCCACTCCATCAGAGATCAACTCCCCAACCTGTTGCTGAAATCCCTTGCCTTGCTGCCTGTCATTCTCCATCTTTTCCTTATTATGCAGACAGGGGTGGTATGAGTTTTGAGGATGGTATAGATGCCAGGGCGCTGTGCCAGGTGCATTTCAGAGAGATCTGCTCACTTCTAGATGGCCAGAATACCAGGGCTATGTcacatctgaactgaactgagcttagcACATTGCAGTTGCCTCAGAAGACATCTGCAGAAAAGCACCGTGTCTAGAAACATCCAGGCTGGGTTCTGGTGCGAGCAGACCAATCTGACAGTGTCGTGGAGAATCACACCTGATGCCTGGACTCAGCTGCTCCCATGGAATGACCTGGATGGTGGTAATGTTTGTTGAAAGCCAGCCCCCCTCCCCAAGGTTCTGCTATTTACCCattgtcttgggcttccctggtggctcagacggtaaaccatgtgcctgcaatgcgggagacccaggttcgattcctgggtggggaagatccccgggagaaggaaatgacaacccactccagcactcttgcctggaaaataccagggACACAACTTGCATCTctgcaagttctttttttttgtgtgttcccCCCCAAGATACGGCATTTTATAAGGTTTCATAATTTCAAATCAAGGCAATAGTTGCCTCGAAAGGCGTTGAGAAATATGGGAAATTTCACGAGAAATGACTAATTTCGTCTCTGTACGTTCCATCAGTTTCATTGCGGTCAAAAGCAGGTGTTTCCAGGCTGTGAATAAgtggtttgcattttaaaaattaacaaattggACCAacaccaagggggaaaaaaaacagccaTAGACAGCCCACCAGAGAATTGTTTACCAAAGAAGAAGAATCTCACGGTGATGGTTTGCAAACACCACCAGACTAGCTTGTGTAAATCCCCTTCGTTTAGTCATCGCTCTTCAGCCTGTCACAGATAGTGAAGGGAAATGCAGAAACAGGAAATTACAGACTATTTTAAACAGCATGTTTTATTAAACTCACTTGCTGATGCACTTTATGGCAGGATGCGAGATTCAAGTGTTCATAACTTACATCTTTGCAAGTGCTTTTCCTAAGTGAATTCTCCCAGCTAAAATATGGCAAGTACACAAGGCTGGAAACAATCTCTAAACTAGTAACTGTTTCACCTCAGGTTATGTAGCTACATCACATAAAATGGAGAAGTTTTAGCCAAGGGAAGAGATTATGCCTTGCTTATTCGCTATACTATATAACTCTAAGAAAGCACCGGAGGCATCGTGTAGTTCATTTAAAAGATCcttaatgcatttattttaaaccaCAGAATCAAAACACAACAATCTTAAAATGAATTCCTAGAAAACATATATTGTctcttttattaaatattgatGTCATTCTTATCTTCACGGGACATTTCTGCATCTAGTTTAAACCATCATTATTAATGCCATGCCAAATCCTTGTTTTTGAAAAGGCCTAGTAAAACTGGCAGCAATGTGATTGCACTACAAATACAATGACTACAAATTTCAGGGGCTGTCATCAAAATGGGTTTGCACAACTATTTTCAGAAACTTTTGTTGCTCATAGTTTGTTTGAAGGATATAAAAGCTTAGCTGCACTGCAAATGTCCTCATATCCCTGCCTGATATTTATTGTGAGTTTGATACCTTTTAACACCCATGTTTTCTGCAAGTAGTTCTTTGCTCTGGATATACAGAAAGGAAGTCCTCAAGGAAAGCTGTAATACAAGTTCACATTTGGAGGGGCGGGTAGCCATGCTTTGATGAAGTTATCTATGAGCTCTAAAAGCAAAGACTATTACATGCACTTGCTTCAGCATCTATGTAACAAATTAGGGTCAAGGATCTTTTATTTTCACCTGGTTTAAGTTTTTCCTACTTTCCCCCCAGGCTCCTGTCCTTACAGTCTTATCCCCTTCAAGGTGAACTATAGAATAATAGGATTTTAAGAATCGAAGCATAAGACGATGATACCTTTGCCCTTTTAAAGAGCCTTTGCCAGGCTCTCATCTACAAATCACCCGCTTGAAGAGAGGAAGGACCAGAGGCGGAGGTTAATGATTTGGTTAAAGACATGCACCTAGGTGCCTAGGGGAGTAGCAATTAAAGGCAAACTTCGGGGAGCTGGGCCATTTTCTTGAGTGAAGATTTCcccttatttaaattttaaaagtctggcTTCTGGCCCTATGAGATTTTCCTTAAAGCAAAGAAAGCAGAGTATTATTTCCAGGTAGAGAGACAGCGGTGTGGTGTGGAGGGCAGTCTTAGCTTTTCCCATCTCTGAGGATATAACTAGAGAACCCAATTCAGAGGCTTAACTTACAATGAAGGGGAGCCTTGTCCACTCAGGAAAATCTAAGTGAATATCTCTTGAGTAGATATCACACAGGAGGCCATAATGCTTTCATAACAACAGTAGGAACATTTTTGATATTTGGATGGATGTTTagggattatttttttctttaaagaaaatgtattccTTTAAGTATGCTGGAACTATCCTACAGTCAAAAACTTGATTACAAACTATGATGCATTTTAATGCTACTGGATTCAAAGGCAGGTCTCATCCTTCAGAGAAGCGCTAGTGCGTTCTCTAGAAAATCACCAACTCCATCATTTCACCATTATCTTTAGCTTTGGCCACCATTATCTGGTAACACTGGGCTGGTTGgcgcgggggggggtgggggggggggggacagcggcggggtttaaaaacaaaagtcctTTCTTTCATATTCAAATTTCCATGATGTAGTATGCTCATAATAAGAATGCTGCTTTTGGCAAATTACTTTCCAACTAGCTTGCCCACTccctttaaaaagatatttttggccacaccaggtggcatgcagggtcttagttcccccgccagggactgaacctcacCCCTgccatggaagcacagagtcttaaccattggaccaccagggaagtgccaagcTCGCCTCTCTTACCAAGGGCAATATTAGCCTCTAAGAACAACAATAATACAGAATTAAATGGAATACCTCCACAGCTGTTTTAACCACTTATATATGACAACTGTCAATTGACAATCTGACAATTCAAAAAGAATCAGTTAGGATTCAATATTTATGACTTCAtattatgctatttttttttcagaaacttcACAAAAGCCAAAAAATCTTCAGATCCTTTAAGATAAaaccttatccatcaccaaccatGTCATATATTAACACTATGCTCTTAAATCAACAGTAATCTAAACCTACAAACGAGGACCATTCTAAAACACCTGTTGGATGGGCCTCTCAAAAAGCACTCTTTAACTCTGAAAATGCCCGTGTGGCCACTGTCCGTGACAATTTCTAGCgactttgagtttttcttttaaaggagaaTGAGCAACGGAAAAGAGAAACAGCCAACAGTCATTAAAATACGAAAATCTGAATGaattttgatcattttaataaatatatatcaagAAAACCTCACGTTATTACAACACATTCATATACAAGCATCTATCATCTAAGTTTTCAACATCAAATGTTTatcaaatattgaaaataaaggacaaaacatCACTAGACTATTCAGCCATAACACAAGAACGGGTTTTAAAAATTGGTCCTTGTGGACATTGTCCAAATGACGATCCTACTCATACACTGTATGAATGAGacctatatttaatattaatagcaataataaaaaaaCTTTATCTTGGAGAAACGGGGAGGACTTAacttatttcctccatttggaatTTGGTTCCTGTGAAGTATTGTGTAAGGAGGCCCAAGTCAGTCAGTAACCTCGGAAATGGAAATAGAGTTTAGCAGGAGGAGTTAGCTGGCATGGAAGGAAGGATGGTCAGAGGGGCCCCTCTGAACACTCTTGCCAATGTACACATGAAAAAAAACGACTGAGAAAAATGTTGGCCAAATACATAGGAGCTTTTGCCGACTGAGTCCCATTTCTCCAAAATAACTTTCCCCAAACGAAAATCTTTACATTCTTTAAGATAAAACCTTATTGATCACCACATCGTGTATTAACATTGTGCTTCGTAATCAACAGCAAAAGTCATATATAAAAAACCACATGCTTTTATAATCTAAACGAGTGAAATGATGCAAAACAGATTAAAGTATGATGCATGCTACTGGTTCATGAACTTCATtggacaagaaaacaaaacaacccaaaacccaGAAAACCCAAACCCCAGCAACAGACAGTTGCCATAGAAAAGCTTGAGCAGCTAGTGCTGGTCTCTAACAGCTCTCTCTATTGTTTCCTCCATCCCTTTCTAAAAATGCCAAATCCAAAAGCAATTGGGcatcaaaaaataaaggaagaatagAGATGTTGAATCAAAAGTTGAACGCAATAGTTCGACGTTAAAGATTTCCAAACAATATTGATCCAccctgtttgtattttttttcctgtttgttaaaTCCCTGCTGTACTCTGATTTATCCTTAATTTTCACATTGGCAAAAATTAAGATAAAGTAAGGCACCAAAAATCGCCCTGTATAACACCTTTCTAAAAGCCTCATCACCCATCACAGGCAAGCCAGGAACTTGCAGGGATCACCCTCTACTCATATCCTTGATTGTTGCCCCTGGTCAGGTGTTTCATTTCCTCCTATCCTATTTTCCTCTGTCACACAAGACGGTTGAATCCAAATATTTAACAGCACCAGGAAGCCATTTCTTCTAGCtccctgtcctcagtcttttattcagaaaaaaatactgtatcaCAGAGAAGCAGCAGACATCCTTTGCTGGTTATATTGATTTGCTTACCAAATAACTACCTAATTAACTGGCAAACAGGTGGAAGGTTCATCGCTAGCGACAGGCTCCTTGCGGGGTCGTGGAAAGAGCACAAGGGCACACTGTCCCCCAGTCTAGTCTGCTGCTCTTCTCGGGAAGAAAACTAAGATATACGTTTAAGCATTAAGTCAACTGTCTTCTCGGTAACGTCACCACATTTATGAGGAGCTTGCCGATGCCTACAATACAGATGTTTTATGCAATCTGCTCTCCAGGCATTTAAACGACATGGCATGTTCATGGCATAATTGTATCAGTTGTACAAAACTATAAAATCCATTCAAAATAGAATTTATGAGAGCTAACTGATCATGCTGTGCATGCTTCAAAGTTTGCGTGAGAAGATGGCTCATATTTTATGTGCTTTGCTGCAGCACAGTTTGTTACTCGGTGAAGGCTCCTTTTTCCTTAAGGACTTTTTCCAAGACTCACTTACACTGCTTTTTTCGTTATATCCAGTctcaaaataatcataaaattggCCTTTGCCCTCAAAAGCAAGGTCGTTGCCCACAGGTCCATGGCTCAGGGGGCCACCATCCCTGTCGGTATCATCATTTACTTTCTCATCATTTAATTTGGCCTTTTCCTGAACACCAAGTGACCGGACGTTAGTAACAAAGATTTCACTGGCAGGTATCTGGCCATCACCCTTGTAAACAGGTGTGCTGCCTATATCAAAATCCACCTGGTGGGAACAGCTCGGTAAAGGCagagggggagaggaagaggaagacgaggagggggaggaagaggaggcagtgGTGGAGGCACTTCCGACATTAGCATTGACCGAAACGGGTAAATTTAGGTAGTGACCACCACATTCCTGGTACAAGCAGCAGGCATGAAacttttcacactcctctttggCCATCCGAGGTCGTTTCCGGTAAGGACAGTCTTGAGCCATAAACCACTCCTGGGCAGAGGCGCCATTGAAAGAGCAGGCAGGAAAGCACCAGTTATTCTGCATGACAATTTCTCCATGGATCCTTTTCATCAGATTGTTTATAAGCACAGATCTTCGGAGGTACACTTCAGGATCATCGATAAACTTTAGCTTTTCTAAGGACATATAAAGGATGTGGGCTCGCTCCTCAAAGATTGAGATGGTCTAAAAAtcaaaaagggaagagaaagcttACGAAGTGGCCTTTATTAAAATATCATCCCAGCATATTTCTCTCTTGGCAGTTTCTGGGCCTGGGGATGCTGTGGTCTGGTTTCCCTCGGGTTCATTTAGCGATGCTCTCCTGGGGGCTGCTAATGTTTCCCCTTCCTAGCAGACTGACTGGTGATGTTGAGCACTGGGGAATCCAGCCACAACTCAGACCTCGGCAGGGACAGGTCAGGATGTCCGCTCTCTTATGGTGCAGTGAGGGGGATAGTGAAATGCACAAAACTAACCTATGCTGTTACAAGTGAGGGGGAGTTTCTTTGGAGAGCTGAGAAATGGTGACTAGAAAGGGACACTGGGGAGGCTCTAAGTTGCTGGTTACGCTGCTGCTTAATCTGGAGGTCAGTTACATGGCTATTTCACACTTTGTGAAATTCATCAAGCTGGACTCTTATGACACTTGGGCCTTAATGTGCATACCAAAttgcttcagtcctatctgactctgcatccctatggactctctgcaaccctctggaccatagcccgccaggctcctctgtccatgggattctccaggcaagaatactggagtgggttgccatgccctcccagggggtcttcctgacccagggatcgaacttgtgtctcttatgtctcctgcatgagcaagtgggttctttaccactagcgccacctgggaaactctgggcctttatatgtgtgtatacaaatatacaagcacacacacatactcatctATTCCATGTCAATAAATGCTTTTTAGAAGATGCCAAGTTGCAGGTCATCAGAATCATATTTCAAACCCTGGCAAGACATCAGGAGTATGAGCTCACGCTTCCTGTGCTGTTTTTCTGGGTTTCATTCTTACAATTATCTTTGCCTGATAGAGGGacaaaaataaggaaagaggTTCAAACCCTAAAGGGAACTGCTGGTTGCAGGGCCACAGTTGGCTTCTTCTAGAATTGGGCAGGAGAGATGCAGACCAGAAATCAGAGGACTGGCTCCCAGGTTGTGTGATGCCATTACCGTGTGATGGTTGGCACAAACTGGCAGCAGTTTGGAAAACTGCTACAGCCACAGCACAAAAACCAAAATGGACATAAAATGCTTCTGTCCTGGGGCCCACCTCTTccaggtcattaaaaaaaaaaaaaagctaacctcAGGAGCTGTGAATTAAACCAGCCCAAGCTGACCAAAGGCAGGAACTACACATACACGGGAAAGCCCAGAGCCTGCCAATGCATGCTGATGTCCTGTGATGAGCAGGGGCAGAGCAACACTGAAAGGCTGGCCGGAGGGCGATGGAGTGAGAAGAGAGGGAGATGAAttagaaagaaattaaacatCCTCTCTGCATTTCAGACAACTACGGCCTGGGTTATCCTCTCCTTGACTAAGTTAGCACAGTTTTTGAAAGAAGGTAACCATAGGAAAAGGCATTGGTATTT containing:
- the SERTAD4 gene encoding SERTA domain-containing protein 4 → MFQGKEEEQDVKVSQSKGRKMPRPCSGLLLIRALFFLFFFLFLFSDLRLSEMTLVLSMNRFCEPIVSEGAAEIAGYQTLWEADSYGGLSPPGPAQAPLQGDRGAGPPLAGSHYRGISNPITTSKITYFKRKYVEEEDFHPPLSSCSHKTISIFEERAHILYMSLEKLKFIDDPEVYLRRSVLINNLMKRIHGEIVMQNNWCFPACSFNGASAQEWFMAQDCPYRKRPRMAKEECEKFHACCLYQECGGHYLNLPVSVNANVGSASTTASSSSPSSSSSSSPPLPLPSCSHQVDFDIGSTPVYKGDGQIPASEIFVTNVRSLGVQEKAKLNDEKVNDDTDRDGGPLSHGPVGNDLAFEGKGQFYDYFETGYNEKSSVSESWKKSLRKKEPSPSNKLCCSKAHKI